The Streptomyces sp. ICC1 DNA window GCACCAGGTCGCCAGGCCCATGTACCAGTCCCGGTGCCTGCGCCGCAGCCGCCCGGCGTCGCCCGTCGACTCCAGCCAGCCCGCCCCGTAGATCCGTACGGTCTCCAGCATCCGGTAGCGGACCCCGGCGGCCGTCTCCTCCCGGACCAGCAGGGACTGCCCCAGCAGCTCCCCGACCAGGTCCAGCACCGACTCCACCGGCAGGTCCGGGCCCGCGCACACGTACTCGGCGGCATCGAGGTCGAACTGCCCGGCGAAGACCGAGAGCCGCGCCCACAGCAGCCGCTCCGCGGTGGTGCACAGCTCGTGGCTCCAGCCGATCGCCGTGCGCAGGGCCCGGTGGCGGGGCAGCGCCCCGCGCGAGCCGCCCGTCAGCAGGGCGAAGCGGTCCTCCAGCCGGGACAGCACCTGCGCCGGGGACAGCGTGCGCATCCGGCCCGCCGCCAGCTCCAGAGCCAGGGGCAGGCCGTCGAGCCGGGCGCACAGCTCGGCCAGCACCGCCCGGTTCGCCTCCGTCAGGCTGAACGAGGGATCGGCCGCAGAGGCCCGTTCGATCAGCAGGGCCAGGGCCTCCTCGGGGTCCAGCGGGGCCAGCGGCCAGGACAGCTCGCCGTCGAGGGTCAGCGGGCGCCGGCCGGCGGCGAGCACGCGCAGGCCGGGGGAGCCGCGTAGGAGGTCCCGTACCAGGGCGGCGGTCTCGTCCACCAGTTGCTCGAAACCGTCCAGGACCAGCAGCAGCCGCCGTTCGGCCAGGTGCTCGGCGAGCACCTGGCGGGGCGGCCGGACGGTGTGGTCGGTCAGCCCGAGGGCCTCCGCGATGGTCAGTTCCAGCAGCGTCGGATCCCGTACGGAAGCCAGCTCGGCCAGCCACACGCCGTCGCAGTGGCGTTCCTGCGCGGGGTCCGCGGACCTGTCGTCCGCCGCGGCCCGGGCCGCCGCCAGGACCAGCCGGGACTTGCCGACCCCGCCCGCGCCGGTCACCGTGACCAGCCGCGAGGACTCCAGCAGTCGCTCCAGCTCGGCCAGTTCGACCCCCCGCCCGACGAAGCCGCTCAGGTCCGAGGGAAGATTGCCCGGCGTCCTTCGGGGAATGGGTCTCTGTCGCATGGGACACGGAGGGTACTGGTCCGGATGCTCTGCGTACAAGGCGGACTCCGCCCGGCCGCGGGCCGGGGCGCGGCCGGGAATTCCGGTACTTCGGCGGATCTCCGGCGCGATAGGGTCGGAGGACGACTTTTTCGCTTGCTGATCAATGTGTAGAGAGCGGTGTGACGTGTCCGGTGGAGAGGTGGCCGGGATCCTCGTGGCCGTCTTCTGGGCCATCCTGGTCTCCTTCCTCGCCGTGGTGCTGGTGAGGCTGGCCCAGGTGCTCAAGGCGACCACCAAGCTGGTGGCCGACGTGACCGACCAGGCCGTCCCGCTGCTCGCGGACGCCTCCACGACCGTCCGCTCGGCCCGCACCCAGCTGGACCGGGTCGATGCCATCGCGAGCGACGTCCAGGAAGTCACCTCCAACGCCTCCGCGCTGTCCTCCACCGTGGCGTCCACCTTCGGCGGCCCGCTCGTCAAGGTCGCGGCCTTCGGCTACGGCGTCCGCAAGGCGCTCGGCAAGAACGGCGCCGCCCCCGAGGACGTGCCGCGCAAGACGCCGCGACGTAACGTGATCGTTGGCCGTACGGTGCCGGCGGCCCGGCGCCGGAAGCAGAAGGGCTGAGACCGCCGATGTTCCGCCGAGCCTTCTGGTTCACCGCAGGCGCAGCCGCCGGCGTGTGGGCCACCACCAAGGTCAACCGCCAGCTCAAGAAGCTGACACCGGAGAGCCTCGCCGCCCAGGCCGCCGACAAGGCGCTGGAAGCGGGCCACCGCCTCAAGGACTTCGCCCTCGACGTCAAGGCGGGAATGTCGCAGCGCGAGGACGAGCTGAACGACGCACTGGGGCTCCACCAGGACCCCGACCTGCCCGGCAACGTCAGCGCCCTTCCCGGGCCGCGGCGGCTGCGGGCCATCGCGCACGACCCGTACGACAAGCAGGACCAGACCACCACTCACCGCTCGAGCCGCTCGAGGGGCAAGTACAACCGGAATGAGGACCACTGATGGAGTCGGCTGAAATCCGCCGCCGCTGGCTGAGCTTCTTCGAGGAGCGCGGTCACACCGTTGTCCCTTCGGCGTCGCTCATCGCGGACGACCCGACTCTGCTGCTGGTGCCCGCGGGCATGGTGCCGTTCAAGCCGTACTTCCTGGGCGAGGTCAAGCCGCCCGCACCCACGCTCACCAGCGTGCAGAAGTGCGTCCGCACGCCGGACATCGAAGAGGTCGGCAAGACCACCCGCCACGGCACGTTCTTCCAGATGTGCGGCAACTTCTCCTTCGGCGACTACTTCAAGGAAGGCGCCATCAAGTACGCCTGGGAGCTGCTCACCAGCTCCGTGGCGGACGGCGGCTACGGCCTCGAAGCCGAGAAGCTCTGGATCACGGTCTACCTCGACGACGACGAGGCCGAGGCCATCTGGCGCGACAAGATCGGCGTCCCGGCCGAGCGCATCCAGCGCCTGGGCAAGAAGGACAACTTCTGGTCCATGGGCGTCCCGGGCCCCTGCGGCCCCTGCTCGGAGATCAACTACGACCGCGGCCCCGAGTTCGGCGTCGAGGGCGGCCCCGCCGTCAACGACGAGCGCTACGTGGAGATCTGGAACCTGGTCTTCATGCAGTACGAGCGCGGCGCCGGCGACGGGAAGGAAGACTTCCCGATCCTCGGCGACCTGCCGTCGAAGAACATCGACACCGGTCTCGGTCTCGAACGCCTCGCCATGATCCTGCAGGGCGTGCAGAACATGTACGAGACCGACACCCTGCGCGTGGTCATGGACAAGGCCACCGAGCTGACGGGCGTGCGGTACGGCGCCGCCCAGGGAACCGACGTCTCGCTGCGCGTGGTCGCCGACCACATCCGCACCTCCGCCATGCTCATCGGCGACGGCGTGACCCCCGG harbors:
- a CDS encoding DUF6167 family protein; protein product: MFRRAFWFTAGAAAGVWATTKVNRQLKKLTPESLAAQAADKALEAGHRLKDFALDVKAGMSQREDELNDALGLHQDPDLPGNVSALPGPRRLRAIAHDPYDKQDQTTTHRSSRSRGKYNRNEDH
- a CDS encoding DUF948 domain-containing protein; this encodes MSGGEVAGILVAVFWAILVSFLAVVLVRLAQVLKATTKLVADVTDQAVPLLADASTTVRSARTQLDRVDAIASDVQEVTSNASALSSTVASTFGGPLVKVAAFGYGVRKALGKNGAAPEDVPRKTPRRNVIVGRTVPAARRRKQKG